In Podospora pseudocomata strain CBS 415.72m chromosome 4, whole genome shotgun sequence, the genomic stretch taGGAAAGCGCAAACTGACGGTCAACTTagaacaaccccctccacatctccatcttcaactcctacgacccctccaccaactcgtTCCGTCCAGTCCGCACGCCCCTCCAATTCTCCCTActgctctcctccaccctcgacATCTTTGAGCTCCGATCCCGCGCCCACGCCGCCCAGGGGACCGGCCTAACAGGTGACTTTGGCCTGCTGCACGCGGTAGACGAGAAGCTGGCGGCCTATGGCTTCGAGACCAACACGGGGGTGAAGTttgtggtcgtggtggacatgagagggaggagagcgtcgactgctgctgctggcgtgggagaggatgggaagaagagcaatGCGGTGGGGACGACTGGGGTGGGGCTGAGAGAAggggagatgagggttgTGTTCAAGGCGATGCAGGCGGCGTATATCCGGTTGATGCAGAACCCTTTTTACGATCCGGATGAGCATAGCCCCCTGACGGGGCCGGGGAAGAAGATTACGAGtaggaggtttggggaggagatgaggaagattggggaggggtgggtgccAGGGGTGACGAGTTTGTCATTTTGAGTAGTTacggtgtgggtgtgtgtgctAATGGGCGTTTGAAAAGGGGATACCTGGGTGTTtttggcgtttttttttcctctaTCACAGCATTTCTTCTTCCAACGAAACAGAGACATTGTTTCTTTCAAGCAAGCGAAAACAGGGTTTATATTTACGGTTAGGATAGGTACGAGAGATAACCAATCCAGAGAAGCCAACCAAAACGCCAATCATCATCCCTTGTATGTACAGGAacttcatcaccagcaaATCTCGTCACTCGAACGAATTCGTCAGACTAAATTCCTCAAACGGcattccctcctcccaggcctcctcccctccctcgggCCTCACAACTTTTGCCCACCCCGTCACCAACGCCCTCCAGTAACACGCCTCGGCCGCTTTGGAGAAATACCCCCCTCCGACAAACAGCTCCCTCTGCCTGGTGGCGATCCCCTCGGCAACCTCTGGGTTTTCTTCTAACCACCTCACCGTCTCCTCCAGATCAGACCAGTCAGGCTTGACAAAAACAATATTCGCCTCCCTCGCGTCCACACCCGTCCCCCAAGCGCCCTTGACTCGTTCAGTCGTCTCCCATCTCTTGCCGGTCAACTCCCCACTGTAAACGGGTCTCACAAGATGGGTGGTGTGCTGCATCCAGAGAATGGGGGGCGTCAAAACGACGCTCTGGCACATTTGCAGAAATTGAAACCGGCCCGAGTAGGCGATTCCCTCGGTGTGGATGACGTATTTGTAGCGGCAAAAGTCCTGGATGGGCAAGGCGTTGGTTGCGTTGCGGTTTTTGCCTGTCCACTCTAACTTTTGGACGTCGAAGATTTCGGGGTGGGGGCGGgtggtttggaggaggttttggcggAGGTGAGGGGAGAGGACCGAGTTGAACCAGGTTGTTCCGCGCCAGACGGCTTtggggattttggaggggaaggggagggttgattcgagggaggtgatgagggaggcggcgtgggggagggagcggatgaaggggaggggcCAGGACCAGAAGGAGAAGTGGGGGATTAGGAAgaggcgttgttgttgggtgttggttggggagggggatttgggggggaagatgggggaggaggcggggcgGGAGTAGGACCAGGCTGTGCCGAAGGGGGTGTCTTGGAagttgagggtgaagagggtgtttgggaggggggagggggaggtgaggagggcgcggttgagttggtggagggaggcggtgcgGGACTGTTTCCCcctgggggggggaggatgttaGTGAGGGGGGATGAAGAGGGGTGGGATGAACTGGGGGGTGTTTACGTTTGACATTTCTTGTGACAGATCTTTTCGTCGCTGGGCGTGGATGATGTAGATTTGCCCGTCTTTTATCCTTCCTTGTAATGGGCCTTGGTTGTTGGAGTATCTCTTCATGGTGAACGGACCCTTGGCGACGGCATCGTCGATTTCTTTGGTGAGGCCTGGGAAGGCAGCATTGCATTGGTCTTCGTCTAGGGAAAGATTGTTGAGCAGCTCTGGGGGTGGCGGTCTTTGGCTTAGTTGTTTGGAAAGTGCTGGCTTcaaagacgacgacgacgacgacgacgatgatggtgatggtgtcctCCAGAGAAACACAAAGCAGTAAAACACGAGGATTCCACCCGCGATGAGTGTTATTTGTGTTATTCGTCGCTTTTGTCGGTGTTTTATTTTCATCTTCATTCGATTCGAGGATGTGTGTATTGGGAGAGATATTGGTTTGGACATCGGGATACTGAAGCGCTTTTCGAGCATCGTGTCGGTTTGATCTCGTCTATCGTCGCTTGAATCTGCGGAGAGAAGGATTTCTTCACCACAACCTAGCCCAggcaaggaaaaaaaagatgtaCATCAAAGATGCATAGTGTTGAACATGTGGTTGCTCTTCTCCCGCGCTGTTCCCGAACCAGCACGGCGATGTGAAAACGATGTCATCAACACCTCTGTCCCAGGAAAGAGAGACGGCAGGTAGCGTACAAGACGAATGGCACACGGGGTCTAGCGAGAAGGAAACAAACAGTATCAAAATCTGGGGAAAGTCGCATGTTTGGACCTGCGGGGTCTCCCAAGACTTCAAATCCCAGGTTGAACGTTGACAAGACCTCAACCCGCGGCGACTCTTGCTCCGAAGCCATCGATCGCCCCCCATGTAGAGAGAGACCATGCTCACCCTTACAGGGAGACACCGCATCTGatttgaggaagggggtgctGCCCGGCAAAAGAAGCGGTACTTACGCAACCAGCCACAGGAAAGCTCGCCAGATTTCAATCTATCTTTCTATTCTTCCAGTGGTAGCTTGTGCAACAGTACCATACAACGTGCAAGTGCCTCTTGGTGTTTCCCCTACCCTACCACTTCCCCCTCCGAGAGCTGCGCGATTGTCCCGATTTAGCAACTCCCCCAGAGTCACCAAGACTCAAGCCCCCCCCGATGTAACCCTGCGACCGTTCTTCCCCACAAGTTTGACCAACCAATCGTTCGAGTCGTCGAGAGATCCGATTCCGTGTCTGTCAAAACCTGGAGGGGGCTAACGCACGATAAAAGGCGAGACGGGTAGGTAGCTTGTGTGTGGTTGTTTCCGGGTTTGATATGGGAAGCGAAACACGGCACGATAGGGTGTGAAAAGCTTCATGTCTGAGATACGGAGGCATTGAGAGCTGCTATGGTCAGTTTCATTCTACCATGGCGCAAACACCAGGTAAACGCCTGTGAGCTATCTCGATGTGATAACTTCCTATAGGTGGGATGGTTGTTTCTGAAAGTTCAAGATCAACCACTTCATAGGCACGCAGTTTTGCCCCTCATTGTCATTTTCACCTCGCCACTGCATAGTCACAATATTGACCAGCATATCTCACACACCTCTTTGATTCAGCAAACACTTTTGAACATTGCTAACCCTGCCCACAGTCCACCTCTGCTGACTTCTGGACTATTCCAGACTGTTCATTTTCCAAGTAATGGCTACAAGACCCAAAGAGATACCTAGTCACGTTATCGACAAGATAAATCTCACtagaacaacagcaacaacaactcaTGTTATAAACCTGACCACGTCCCAGACAATATCTTAGTCAATACCCCTTTAAAGGTACCTAGTCAGAAGGCCTTCGAAGATCGACTAACAGCAGTGTCTCTGGGTTTAGTATAGTGAAAAGTGGTATAATTGGGGCTGACATAGCTCGAAGCGGTATTGCTGGGGCTACCTTAGGGCGCCTGTAATCAATGTCGTGGGGACCGGGACGACAAAGAGTAGGATCTATAGAGCTAGGGTAGCGAGAACCGACGTTTCTGGGGCCGCCATGACGAAAAGCTATTTCGGTCGAGTCGCTGCTTTCAGAGCCGGTGTTTCTAGAGCCGGTGTTTCTAGAGCCCCTGCTGCTAGGCCCGGAATAATTAGCAGAAGTCTTGTTGGGGCCGGTATGACGAATCGATACCGCTCGGGCCGTCTTGGCTGGTGCCGGTGTTGCTAGAGCCAGTGTTATCGGGACCGGCTTCCTTAGAATTGGACCTTGGTAGTGCCTGGGCCGGTGTTGCTGGGTTCCGGGGGTTGTTAGACTGGGCGTGCCTAGAACCGGTATTACTGGATTTCGGGTTGCCGGAATCAGCTTGCCTAGAGCTGGTgttcttggacttggactTGGGGTTGTTTGACTCGGTGTGTCTGGAACCGGCGTGGCTGGAACCGCTATTGGGGGCGTTGCTGGATTCAGTGCTGCTGGGCTCAGTTTGCCTAGAGCCGGTACTGCTGGACTCGGGGTTACTGGACTCGGCATGCCTAGAGCCGGTAGTGCTGCTCGTCATGTTGAATACAGCTGTTGGCTAGAAGTATTATGGTAAAACGAACGTGGTCGGTTATGTGTGTAATCACATTTGAGAGAGGACAAAATGGTGCAGTTGAATGACGGGAGTTTGGGTACCTGAGTTTTCTAGTGATCCCTTTTGGGGAATCACGGGAATTAGAgccccagcaacaaccagAGGCTCTTGCTGACAGTCCAAATGGCAAGAGACATGGAGATGTTCTTCGATAGTTGGGAAAATACTGCAGTGTGACAGCCCTGGGTTGTCATACACGCCATAGCACTCAGATTCCGAGACCTATTGTTCATGGAATATATATACATTGTTTTGTACATGTTACCATCAACAACTCATCAAAAAACCCTCCTTCCAAATGAGGTTAGGATTACAGAGCCTGTCGGTTATGTAAACGTCAAATGAGCCCATCTGAAGTCGTATATACGCCACCTT encodes the following:
- a CDS encoding hypothetical protein (EggNog:ENOG503P07A; COG:S; CAZy:GT90), whose amino-acid sequence is MLEKRFSIPMSKPISLPIHTSSNRMKMKIKHRQKRRITQITLIAGGILVFYCFVFLWRTPSPSSSSSSSSSLKPALSKQLSQRPPPPELLNNLSLDEDQCNAAFPGLTKEIDDAVAKGPFTMKRYSNNQGPLQGRIKDGQIYIIHAQRRKDLSQEMSNSRTASLHQLNRALLTSPSPLPNTLFTLNFQDTPFGTAWSYSRPASSPIFPPKSPSPTNTQQQRLFLIPHFSFWSWPLPFIRSLPHAASLITSLESTLPFPSKIPKAVWRGTTWFNSVLSPHLRQNLLQTTRPHPEIFDVQKLEWTGKNRNATNALPIQDFCRYKYVIHTEGIAYSGRFQFLQMCQSVVLTPPILWMQHTTHLVRPVYSGELTGKRWETTERVKGAWGTGVDAREANIVFVKPDWSDLEETVRWLEENPEVAEGIATRQRELFVGGGYFSKAAEACYWRALVTGWAKVVRPEGGEEAWEEGMPFEEFSLTNSFE
- a CDS encoding hypothetical protein (EggNog:ENOG503P2AJ; COG:S); amino-acid sequence: MSTTLPSIACLGVIGRNNNPLHISIFNSYDPSTNSFRPVRTPLQFSLLLSSTLDIFELRSRAHAAQGTGLTGDFGLLHAVDEKLAAYGFETNTGVKFVVVVDMRGRRASTAAAGVGEDGKKSNAVGTTGVGLREGEMRVVFKAMQAAYIRLMQNPFYDPDEHSPLTGPGKKITSRRFGEEMRKIGEGWVPGVTSLSF